In Candidatus Kaistella beijingensis, a genomic segment contains:
- a CDS encoding DUF3108 domain-containing protein, with translation MKKFFSVLTVLLFAFAFPQKFDNIQSGETLNYRIHYGILNAGTATLTTLKTTYLGQPHFYVKGVGKTTGAVRAFFKVEDVYESFINYNTGLPSFYVRNVKEGTYTQHFETVFNHNNQTLILTDKEKNTSRTLNSVKGVQDMLSAFYYLRSLDNSELKVGSVKKLNVWIDDEMFPFQLRVVGSENISTKFGKINALKIVPQVISGRVFKDKEGVTLWVSNDRNYVPLLIQAQLAVGSLKASIDSYKNVKYPLNFTK, from the coding sequence ATGAAAAAATTTTTTAGTGTATTAACAGTTCTTCTCTTTGCATTTGCATTCCCGCAAAAGTTTGATAACATTCAATCTGGTGAAACACTGAATTACCGAATTCATTACGGAATTCTTAATGCGGGAACAGCGACTTTGACAACTTTGAAAACCACTTACCTAGGGCAGCCACATTTTTACGTAAAAGGTGTAGGAAAAACAACCGGTGCGGTTCGAGCTTTTTTCAAGGTGGAAGATGTATATGAAAGTTTTATTAATTACAATACAGGTTTACCGAGTTTCTACGTGCGAAATGTAAAGGAAGGAACTTATACCCAACATTTTGAGACCGTTTTTAACCACAATAATCAAACGCTGATTCTAACCGATAAAGAAAAAAACACCTCACGAACATTGAATTCCGTGAAAGGAGTTCAAGACATGCTTTCCGCTTTTTATTATTTGAGGAGTTTGGATAACAGCGAACTGAAAGTCGGAAGTGTAAAAAAATTAAATGTTTGGATTGACGACGAAATGTTTCCGTTCCAACTGCGGGTTGTAGGGAGTGAAAACATCAGTACCAAATTTGGGAAGATAAATGCGCTGAAAATCGTACCTCAAGTAATCAGCGGACGGGTTTTTAAAGACAAAGAAGGAGTGACTTTGTGGGTAAGTAACGACCGAAATTATGTCCCGCTTTTAATTCAGGCACAATTAGCGGTCGGTTCTTTAAAAGCGAGTATCGATTCTTACAAGAACGTGAAGTACCCTTTAAATTTTACAAAATAA
- a CDS encoding AMP-dependent synthetase/ligase translates to MSIKRLFDFAHNALEKYPQDDMFVTKYHGNWQKTSTKEYINLGNKVSRGLLKLGIKPGDKIALITTATRTEWAVMDLGISQIGAVSVPVYPTISPEDYDFIFNNAEVKYCFVSDLELLDRVLKIKGNVTSLQGIFTFDQVDGAANWKEIIDLGEDEATQVEVDDLSKSINSEDLATIIYTSGTTGKPKGVMLTHQNIVANVLASDPRIPRVKGMDYKDIKVLSFLPICHIFERMLFYLYQYNGYTVYFAESIEKMGDNIKEVQPHIMSVVPRLIEKVYDKIYDKGTSAGGLKSRIFLWALGVNKAKNSIGKPSGLKEMIADKLVFSKWREGLGGNIITLVSGSAALAPRLNKMFQNAGIPILEGYGLTETSPVISVNSFGKIKIGTVGHVLENLDVKIQEDGEITVKGPSVFKGYFKNEEMTKEVFTEEGYFKTGDIGHIDEEGYLHITDRKKEMFKTSGGKYIAPQVIENQAKASKFIEQIMVVGDGEKMPCAFIQPDFNFVQHWAERKGYNIGKTPEEIVKSTELKERIGKEIDYLNTKLGSWEQIKKFELTPEVWSIELGQLTPTLKLKRKAVKERYIKLYNKMYGHDN, encoded by the coding sequence ATGAGCATAAAAAGACTATTCGATTTCGCACATAACGCGCTGGAAAAATATCCACAAGATGACATGTTCGTCACCAAATACCATGGGAATTGGCAAAAAACCTCCACAAAGGAGTACATTAATCTAGGAAATAAAGTTTCGCGCGGGTTGCTGAAACTAGGCATCAAACCAGGCGATAAAATTGCTTTAATCACCACTGCAACCCGCACAGAATGGGCAGTAATGGATTTGGGAATTTCGCAGATTGGCGCAGTTTCCGTTCCTGTTTATCCCACAATTTCACCTGAAGATTATGATTTCATCTTTAATAATGCCGAAGTAAAATATTGTTTTGTTTCAGACCTAGAACTGCTCGACAGAGTTTTGAAAATTAAAGGAAATGTAACTTCTTTACAGGGAATTTTCACTTTTGACCAAGTTGATGGCGCTGCTAACTGGAAAGAAATTATTGATTTAGGCGAAGATGAAGCCACCCAAGTTGAAGTGGATGATCTTTCGAAAAGCATTAATTCGGAAGATTTGGCGACCATTATTTATACTTCCGGAACCACCGGAAAACCAAAAGGGGTGATGCTTACTCACCAAAATATTGTAGCAAACGTTCTTGCTTCAGATCCACGAATTCCAAGAGTGAAAGGTATGGACTACAAGGACATTAAAGTATTGAGTTTCTTGCCGATCTGCCACATTTTCGAAAGAATGCTTTTTTATCTTTATCAATATAACGGATACACGGTTTACTTTGCCGAAAGCATCGAAAAAATGGGTGATAACATTAAGGAAGTTCAACCACACATCATGTCCGTTGTTCCAAGACTTATCGAAAAAGTTTATGATAAAATTTATGACAAAGGAACTTCTGCAGGTGGCTTGAAATCTAGAATTTTCCTTTGGGCTTTAGGGGTGAACAAAGCAAAAAACAGCATCGGAAAACCATCCGGATTGAAAGAAATGATTGCAGATAAATTGGTTTTTTCAAAATGGAGAGAAGGTTTAGGTGGAAATATTATCACTTTGGTTTCTGGTTCTGCCGCTTTGGCTCCACGTTTAAACAAAATGTTCCAAAATGCGGGAATTCCGATTCTTGAAGGTTACGGTTTAACAGAAACTTCGCCTGTAATTTCGGTGAACAGTTTCGGGAAGATTAAAATTGGAACCGTGGGTCATGTTTTAGAAAATTTGGATGTAAAAATTCAGGAAGATGGCGAGATAACTGTAAAAGGACCTTCCGTTTTTAAAGGATATTTTAAGAATGAAGAAATGACGAAAGAGGTTTTCACCGAAGAAGGTTATTTCAAAACCGGAGATATTGGCCATATCGATGAAGAAGGTTATCTACACATCACCGACCGTAAAAAAGAAATGTTCAAAACTTCCGGTGGAAAATATATCGCACCTCAAGTAATTGAAAACCAAGCAAAAGCCTCTAAATTTATCGAACAAATTATGGTTGTTGGAGACGGCGAAAAAATGCCGTGTGCATTCATTCAACCTGACTTTAATTTTGTGCAACATTGGGCAGAACGAAAAGGCTACAATATTGGCAAAACACCTGAAGAAATAGTAAAAAGCACTGAATTAAAGGAAAGAATCGGAAAAGAAATCGATTATTTGAACACCAAATTAGGAAGTTGGGAGCAAATCAAAAAGTTTGAACTTACACCTGAAGTATGGTCCATCGAACTTGGCCAGCTTACCCCGACTTTGAAACTGAAAAGAAAAGCGGTAAAGGAAAGATACATCAAGCTTTACAACAAAATGTACGGTCACGATAATTAA
- a CDS encoding acyl-CoA dehydrogenase, with the protein MDFNLSEEQLMIQQAARDFAQTELLPGVIERDNEQKFPYEQVKKMGELGFLGMMVDPKYGGAGMDSVSYVLAMEEIAKVDASAAVVMSVNNSLVCAGLEKFCNEEQKMKYLYPLASGEVIGAFALSEPEAGSDATSQKTTAEDKGDYYLLNGIKNWITNGGNATYYIVIAQTDPEKKHKGINAFIVEKGWEGFEIGPKEDKLGIRGSDTHSLIFNNVKVPKENRIGEDGFGFNFAMAVLNGGRIGIASQALGIASGAYELALKYAKTRKAFRTEIINHQAIAFKLADMATQITAARMLCYKAAVEKDEGKDISESGAMAKLYSSQVAMDTTIEAVQIHGGYGYVKEYHVERMMRDAKITQIYEGTSEIQKIVISRSIAK; encoded by the coding sequence ATGGACTTTAATTTATCGGAGGAGCAGTTGATGATTCAGCAAGCAGCAAGGGATTTTGCACAAACTGAACTTTTGCCCGGCGTGATCGAAAGAGACAATGAACAGAAATTTCCTTACGAACAGGTAAAGAAAATGGGAGAACTCGGTTTCCTTGGAATGATGGTTGATCCAAAATATGGCGGCGCCGGAATGGATAGCGTTTCCTACGTTCTTGCCATGGAAGAAATTGCAAAAGTGGATGCGTCTGCTGCGGTTGTAATGTCGGTGAACAATTCGTTGGTTTGCGCAGGTTTGGAAAAATTTTGCAACGAAGAACAGAAGATGAAATATCTGTATCCATTAGCAAGTGGAGAAGTTATTGGTGCATTTGCGCTTTCTGAACCAGAAGCAGGATCGGATGCAACTTCACAAAAAACTACTGCCGAAGACAAAGGTGATTACTACCTTCTGAACGGAATTAAAAACTGGATCACCAACGGTGGAAACGCAACGTATTATATCGTTATTGCTCAAACCGACCCAGAAAAAAAACATAAAGGAATTAACGCATTCATCGTAGAAAAAGGTTGGGAAGGTTTTGAAATCGGACCAAAAGAAGATAAACTGGGAATCAGAGGTAGCGACACCCATTCCTTGATTTTTAACAACGTAAAAGTTCCTAAGGAGAATAGAATTGGTGAAGACGGCTTCGGTTTCAATTTCGCGATGGCGGTTTTAAATGGAGGACGAATCGGGATTGCTTCCCAAGCTTTAGGAATTGCTTCCGGAGCTTATGAATTGGCATTGAAGTACGCAAAAACCAGAAAGGCGTTCCGTACAGAAATTATCAATCACCAAGCAATCGCCTTCAAACTTGCCGATATGGCGACCCAAATTACGGCAGCGAGAATGCTGTGCTACAAAGCTGCAGTAGAAAAAGATGAAGGCAAAGATATTTCTGAAAGTGGGGCGATGGCAAAACTATATTCGTCACAAGTCGCGATGGATACTACGATTGAGGCTGTTCAGATTCACGGTGGTTATGGTTATGTGAAAGAGTATCATGTAGAAAGAATGATGCGTGATGCAAAAATTACCCAGATTTACGAGGGAACTTCCGAAATTCAGAAAATTGTAATTTCAAGGTCTATTGCGAAATAA
- a CDS encoding TetR/AcrR family transcriptional regulator, with protein sequence MSENEISTEDKILLAASKVFTEKGFAGARTRDIADEAGINLALLNYYFRSKEKLFDQVMKVKIVLLFGKIIPIISNEKTTIEEKIDLASEKYFEILSKNPNLPLFVISEIQKKNSDIKSILPVEKILMNSVIIQQIKEKNPGLNPFHFLLNFLGMTVFPFLARPVFQNFHIMNDDEFQKFVEERKTLVPQWIKLILNS encoded by the coding sequence ATGTCTGAAAACGAAATTTCTACTGAAGACAAAATCCTACTTGCCGCTTCGAAAGTCTTTACCGAAAAAGGGTTTGCAGGAGCAAGAACACGCGATATTGCAGATGAAGCAGGAATTAACCTGGCGCTGCTGAATTACTATTTCCGCAGCAAAGAAAAACTTTTCGACCAGGTGATGAAGGTAAAAATTGTGCTCCTTTTCGGAAAAATAATACCAATTATCAGCAATGAAAAAACGACGATTGAGGAAAAAATAGATTTGGCGAGCGAAAAGTATTTTGAAATTTTATCTAAAAACCCAAACCTTCCCCTGTTTGTCATCAGCGAAATTCAAAAGAAAAATTCCGACATCAAATCGATTCTTCCCGTTGAAAAAATATTGATGAATTCGGTCATCATTCAACAGATTAAAGAAAAAAATCCTGGACTCAACCCGTTTCATTTTCTGCTAAATTTTTTGGGAATGACTGTTTTTCCTTTTTTGGCGAGACCTGTTTTTCAAAACTTTCACATCATGAATGATGATGAATTTCAAAAATTTGTGGAAGAAAGAAAAACGCTTGTCCCGCAATGGATTAAATTGATTTTAAATAGTTAG